A genomic region of Papaver somniferum cultivar HN1 chromosome 7, ASM357369v1, whole genome shotgun sequence contains the following coding sequences:
- the LOC113296487 gene encoding uncharacterized protein LOC113296487 yields MTPFQALYGYQTPHLAFPLHSTTSVQAVQDYLHDRDHMLQMLREDLLKAQTRMKFFVDKHRTERTFAVGDMVFLKLQPYRQTSVAICKNFKLSSKYFRPFEIVQRIGAIAYKLKLPVGSRIHLVFHVSQLKIKIGQHSTSSPSLPVVDQNGATLVEPAAVLDTRLTLRDGHSIPQFLIQWVSAPAEDATWEDTSHIRAQFPHFVLEDKDS; encoded by the coding sequence ATGACACCATTTCAAGCCTTATATGGCTATCAAACACCACATTTGGCATTTCCCCTGCATTCCACCACTTCTGTACAAGCTGTTCAGGATTACTTACACGACAGAGACCACATGTTACAAATGCTCCGAGAAGACTTACTGAAAGCACAAACAAGGATGAAGTTTTTTGTCGATAAACACAGGACTGAAAGGACATTTGCAGTGGGTGATATGGTTTTCCTCAAATTACAACCTTATCGTCAAACTTCAGTGGCTATCTGTAAGAATTTCAAACTCTCTTCTAAGTATTTCAGACCATTTGAGATTGTGCAGAGGATTGGTGCTATCGCGTACAAACTGAAACTACCTGTTGGGTCTCGCATACATCTGGTGTTTCATGTGTCTCAGCTCAAGATAAAGATTGGTCAACATTCTACTTCTTCACCCTCACTACCAGTGGTGGATCAGAATGGAGCTACCTTGGTGGAACCAGCTGCAGTCCTTGACACCCGTCTTACACTCCGTGATGGCCACTCTATTCCTCAATTCTTGATTCAGTGGGTGAGTGCACCAGCAGAGGACGCGACGTGGGAAGATACAAGTCACATTAGAGCTCAGTTTCCTCATTtcgtccttgaggacaaggactcTTAA